The window AAAATTGGTGTTTATTCAGATGACTCAATTGATATGGGACTAGGTATGAACCCTAAAATTGTAGGTAAAGGCAACGGTTTTGAATTTTGTTCGTTTATTCTTCGTTGTATTGAAAAAAACTATATTGGTAGTCCAATTCGATTAACTGTGGCAAAGTTCAATCAAAGAGCTATTCATCTATATGAAAAGCTTGGTTTTGTTAAGAAGGACGAATTTAGTACGGATTTTGCAGAATTTATGACGATGGTTAAAAAGACAAATTATAGGTAGTTAAACTGCAATTCATATTAAACTAACGGGTGCTTTACTTTTAGAAGGAGTAAAGCCTTTTATGTTATTGAACTAACGAAGCAGGTTAGTTGAAGAAGGTATCCCTTTTTTGGCTTTAATTAAGGCAAGATATAGTTAATAAAGTTTAGGAAGGAAAATTATGAACAGTAAACAAGTTGCAGAAATGTTTGACTTATCGGTCGATACTCTTCGTTACTATGAACGTATCGGTGTAATACCACCAGTTACGCGTGATAAAAATGGTTATCGCAATTATCAAACCGGTGATTTGAATTGGATTTTTCTTGCAAAAAGTCTTCGTTCAGCAGGTTTATCTATTGAGTCATTGATTGAATTTGCTACACTTGCGGGGCTTAGTGACACCCAAAACGTGGATGATGCTCAAAAACAAATATTGGTAGACCAGTTGGAGGAAATTGAAAAAAATATAGAGAAAATGAAAGAAGTACGTGCTCTTTTGCAATATAAGATTGACACCTATGACGATCATTTAGCCAAGTTTAAAAGTGGTGAACTAACCCAAGATAATGTTGAGAACTTATGGGAGATAAAGTATTACAAAAAAGATTAGTAAAACTCTTGCTATGGAGTCGACTCCATAGTTTATAGTTACAGTGAATTAACTAATAAGGAGGCGGAAAAAATGAAAACTGTACAACTCAATAATGGTGTTGAAATTCCTATTTTAGGTTTTGGAGTATTTCAAATACCGGCAGAAGATACTGAACAAGCAGTGAGTGATGCCATCAAAGCGGGCTACAGACATATCGATACTGCACAATCTTATATGAATGAAATGGAAGTCGGCTTAGGAATTAAGAATTCAGGTGTAGTTCGTGAAGAGCTTTTTGTTACAACAAAGATATGGATTGAAAATGTATCGTATGACGGTGTAATGAACTCTTTCCAAGGTTCACTTGATCGTCTTGGCTTAGACTATATTGACTTATTACTTATACACCAACCTTACAATGATGTTTATGGGGCATGGCGCGCAATGGAAGAGCTTCATAAAGAAGGGAAAATTCGTGCTATTGGTATTTCAAACTTTGCAGCCGATCGTGCAGTGGATTTAGCATTATTCAATGAAGTGATCCCAACTATCAACCAAATTGAAATTAATCCATTCAACCAACAAACAGAAGCTCTTGAAGCACTAAAAGCTGAAGGGATTTGTGCAGAAGCATGGGCTCCATTTGCAGAAGGAAAAAATAACATTTTCCAAAATGATATTCTTAGTGAAATAGGTAAGAAATATAATAAGTCAGTTGCCCAAGTCATTGTACGTTGGCTTGTAGAACAAGAAATTGTAGTATTAGCAAAAACAACAAAACGAGAACGTATGGCAGAAAATATTGATATCTTTGACTTCAGTTTAACAGATGAAGACAAAGTAACTATTGCAACCTTGAATGTTGGAGAAAGCCAATTCTTCTCACATGCTGATCCAAATATGATTAAGATGCTTGCACAAAATAAATTAGGTTTATAAGAGAGATTCTTTTAGTGAACTGTAGAATAGTAATCGCTTGAAATTAGCTCATCTAGAGCGTTGATTTCATGCGATTATTTTATTCCCTCTTAAAGAAAAGCAATCAATCCTTTAATAAGTTCACCACCTTATTTTAAAGAGCATTTTAAGGTTTATAGTAAACCCAACCTAAATAATTCTTCTTCAACAAACGGGTGCTTTAGTTAAACAAGACCACCTTTCGTGGTATATTTTTATGTCCAAAACATTGTGAAGATTTCGGCTATCCATTGTGAAATGTTACACTTAAACTAACGCAGCAGATTAGTTGAACAGTGTTGTTTAACTTGTGTTCAACTATCGGCTCAAATAAGTTAAGAAGGTCGACTCATAATAATTAAAGGGGATATGCACTAGTGAAAAATATTTTTAATCATATGCATACAGCAGAAATTTTAAAGCGTATTGACAAATTGAGTCCAAATTCACAACCGCAATGGGGTAAAATGGATGTTGCCCAAATGCTAGCGCATTGTTCATCTTTCCAAGACATTGCAATGGGAAATTCTTTCCCACCAAGGAGTTGGTTAGGAATAATAGTAGGGAGGTTTGCAAAACAAATCATTTACAATGACAAGACATTACCCCATAATATGTCTACTATTCCAACCATTTTGATTGCAGATGCTAGAGAATTTAACACAGGAAAAGAAATGCTGAAACGATGTGCATCGTTAGTAAAAGAAAGTATCTCTAAGCCTAATTACTATTCTCTATCATAAGATGAACAATGCTTAGATTTACTCTCAATTACTATTTGAAGCAAACAACAGTATTTCTTTTTATTATCTATTGTTTTGCCTTAAACTGGCTCGATTGTTGAATAAGCTTCATTTTTTCTGTTCAACAATCGGGTGCTTTACTTCAAGAGTTGCTTGGTTTCCCCATATATTACCACAAAACAATATAATTGCTTTTTGAGACTAAAAATTAGAGGTGTTTAGAGTGAGATTACTATTTAGTGTATTAAGAAATATACTGGAGAAAGAGTCTTTTTCACACAAAACATACAATATTAATGAACCTGAGTTTAGGGATTTTCTGAATATGACTATAAAGAGGGATTATATTTCTGTCCTAAAGGGTCGTATTGAAAATACATATGCTCTTACAGAAAAAGGATTAGAATTTCTGAAGTCTAATATGCGATTTAATATGGAGATTCCAAATGATCTTAAAGAGCTGCCTCAATGGGTCCGGTTCGAAGGGAAAGTTTATATAATAAAAAACAAAAAACCAGAGCCGGAACAGAATAGGTATGAATCAGAAACTTTCGATTATTTTCCTTGGAGTGAAACTCTACATTCAACACTTAGTTCCATTAAAAACAAGGGTGGCAAGAATTGGCCAAGAAGGTAAACGCTTAATTAATATACAATTAATTAACGGTACAAAAACTACAGTCCAATCTTCTTGTTGTCCATAGCTCATTCCTAACATAGTCATTCAATTATTTTTTTCCGCAATTCCTCGGCTGATAGTAATGCTCCTGCATCTTGATAGATGTCTTCAGGTTTGTTCCCATTTCCAAGAATATACCCCGCAAATTCGATTCCTATAAAATCAAAAATATACTTAAATTGTTGAATCATAGGCAGTCCTTTTATGAATGGTTCATCTCCTCCGACTGCAATCACAAATACTTTTTTTGTTGCCATTTTATCTTTGAAATCAGGATATTTAGGGTCTTTTAAAGTTTGGGACCATCTATCAATAAAGTTCTTCATAATTCCTGACATACTGTACCAATAAATCGGAGTAGAAAATATTAAGATATCATGCTGGAGAATATTCTCTATAATTAAATTATAATCATCATTTCTATCTTGAAACCCATTTTCGGAGTGTCTCATGTCTATAATTGGCAGGATATTATAATCCCTTAAGTATACTCTCTCTGTATCTATGCCTTGAATTACATGTTCTGTCAGGATATCTGTATTTCCATTTTGTCTAGTTCCTCCATAAATTATGGCGATTGTCATGAAAAACCTCTCCTTTTCTAATATCTAATTTGTTTCCTAATTACTTGTATCTTATAATAAAATTATAAAACGGAAAAGATGATTTATTCGATTGAATCAATCGAATAAAACGATTACTGTGAGGTCTAATTTATGGAAATTAAACAATTGATAACTTTTAAAAATGCAGCAGAAAATTTGAATTTCACACAGACTGCAAAAATATTAAATTTTGCCCAATCAAGTGTAACAGCACAAATAAAATCTCTTGAGGCTGAAATAGGTAAGCCATTATTTGAGCGTTTAGGAAAACGGTTAATTTTAACTGAAGCCGGGCAACAGTTTAAACTATATGCTGAAAAGATGATCATACTTAGTGAAGAAGCAGTAATGGTAGCAAATGGCGAAGATGAACCAGTAGGTACTCTTACAATAGGGGCACAGGAAAGCCAGTGTACATACCGATTACCTCCAATTCTCAAAGAGTTTAAGGCAAAATTTCCAAACGTTAAGCTTGTTTTTAGACCCGCAAATTCCGACGAGATGGCAAGAAGGCAGTTAATGGAGGGTATTTTAGATGTTGCTTTTATTATGGACACAAGTAGGCCAGAAGAATCTTTAAGAGTAGAGAAGCTTATTGAGGAGGAGTTGAAATTGGTGACCTCGCCAAACAATGCAAAAAATGTGCTTTCGTTATCAGATCTTAAGCATGAAACACTTTTGTTAACAGAAGCTGGTTGTTCATATCGAAGAATATTGGAAGACTCTTTAAACTCAAAAGGAGTATATCCGTTAGATAAAATAGAATTTGGTAGTATAGAAGCAATCAAACAATGTGTATTAGCAGGACTAGGTGTGGCACTATTACCAAAAATGGTAGTTGAAAAAGACATTAAAGAGGGAAGAATGAAGGTATTACCATGGAATACTTCTACAACTCCACTTTTTACGCAGATTGCTTGGCACAAGGATAAACGCATAACACCTCCTTTGGAGGAATTTATTAATTTAACTCGTAAGACATTTTTATCTAAATGATTTTTATTTTCAAATGAATTGTTATATTGTGTTATTCAACTCCCATGAAAATTAAAAAATACTCAAAATCTATAAAATTGCATAACAAAAGAGACTCAGAAAAGGCTGAGCCTTCAGAATGATTATATTAGGCTGAAAACTAAATGGAACCAACTCCAATCTTGTTAGAATAAAGGCTGTCTGGTGCTATAACCAGAGTAGGGTTAATCTCCCATGAGTGCTACTTGGCGACAGTCTGTGATGCACCGTGGTCGTTGGAGTCAGACTAACGGATGGGCTCAATGGCACCATAGTTGATCGACCTTCTTAACCAACCGTAGAATCCTATAGCCGTTTTTCACATTTTCATTCTTTGTTGTGCAGCGTTTTTTGCTGCATGGATGGCTAACGGTTGCTTAGTTAAACAAGTGGCTGTCTGAAATGGTAGCTTTTTCTTCTTGAACTAACGAAGCAGATTTATTTAACAAAAACATTCGTTTTTTTATGGTAATTTGGAGGAATTTAAGGGGGATGATTTAATTAATGAATAATGATTTTATGTCAAAGGTTAAAAAGTTTTTAGCATTTTTATTAATTGCAAGTATTCTTTTTTGTGTTTCATATCTTTTTGTGTACAAATTTTCATTTTTACCAAATGGATTTGATATTGAAGCAGTACAAAAAGATAATGTATCGCTAAAATCATTCAATTTCTTAGGAGTTGAAAAAGATATAATAACTCTGTCCTTTTCTGGGAATGACACTTGGAGAATTGATGAAATTGAATATGCAGTAAATAGACAAAAGGAATTTTTATGGCTGTTGTTTTCTTTTGTTACTGTATCAGGATTTTTGTTAATTTATAAGGTTCTTAACGGATTGAAATTATGGAAAGCATTCTTAGAAAGTAATATTATTTTTGCTGTTTTATTGCCACTACTTCCTGTTATTAACTCATTGAATAGGATATTTGACTTAATATCCTGATCACTCAACTAACGGGTGCCTTACTTCAAGAAGGAGAAAAGCTTCTTATTGAACTAATGCAGCAGTTTAGTTCAATAACGAATGGATGTTATCCTTTATAGGAGTCATAAAAATTCGATGTTCAGTTATTTAATTTAAGTCTAAAAATATGTTAGTGAGGTATTTAAAATAATGATGAAAATAGTACCCCCTAAGCTTTTTTTTATAAAGGTGGAGAGAAAGCCGTTTTACTATTACATTCTTTTACAAGCAATACGAATGATATGAAAAAGTTAGGGAAGTATCTGCAACAGAACAATTATTCTTGCTATGCACCATTATTCAGTGGACACGGTTTAACAGCAGAAGAACTTCTCACATATAGACCGTCAGATTGGTGGCAAGATGTACTGAACGGTTACCAGTTATTGAAGGATGAAGGTTTTGAAAAAATAGCTGTGATTGGTCTTTCTCTTGGTGGTGTGTTTGCATTAAAAGTTGGTCAAGAGTTGGAGATAAATGGTGTTGTGACAATGTCAGTGCCAATACATAGGGAAGCTACTTTTCTACAAAAGCGTGTCTTTCATTATGCAAAAGGATACAAACAATTTGAAGGGAAAAATGAAGAACAAATAAATTTTGAAATGAAACGTTTTCAAAATATGTCTATCGATTCATTAGTTGAGTTCCAACAGCTAATTGATACAACGATGGATAAATTAGCACTTTTAACGTCACCAATTCGTATATTATACGGTGAATTAGATGAACCATTGTATAAAGAGAGTGCAGAGGTAATTTTTCAAAGCGTTGCGACGAATCAAAAAACAATGAAGGGTTTCCCAAACTCTAAACATTTAATGACATTAGGCACGGACATTAACGACGTGAACCAAGATATTCTTACATTCTTAAATGATTTAACTTGGTAGTTTTAATGAATCTTCAACTAAAAATAGCTTTACTTCAAGAAGGAGTAAAGCCTTTTTTTCTTCAACTAACGCGGCAGGTTAGTTGAAGATGAATGGGAGTTTTTATGTCGCATTTGACATATTATATGTACTAAGAAAATTAAAAAGGGCAATCAAATATAGATTGCCCTTGGAATTATTATTGTTTATCTGGAAAGTCTACATGTAGTGGTGGAGGAACAAGCCAACCTTTACTTTTATTCAATCGTAACAATTTGGCACCTAGTTGAACTTTATTCAGATGGAATTGACCATACATTAAACCGATATCTTCTCTAATGGACATTCCCATAGCTTGACTGGAAGCAACTAAACCGGCAGCTACATTCATTGAAAGTGAAGCGCTGATTTCAGGATCGTAAAATCTTGCACCAGGTGGAATGTCCTCTAATCTAGCTTCCGGACGTTCAGGTGGTGCTGGAGGAAGCCCGACGCCATTTACTTTTAATATCTTTTCTAATTGCTTATTTTCGTCTTTCATACTGAGAATAAATTCTTCAATTAGTTTTGCTAAATCTTGGTCACCAGTGTGGTTAATAAACGTTTGATATGCAGCAATCAATCCATTGTTTGTAGCCAGATTTGTCCAGACACCGAACACTTCACCATAATGTAACGGTTCATCTTTTGGATTTCCACTTAATATTCCCATAATCGCACTCACTCCCTAACTAATAGTAATTTTTTTCATACAGTTACTAGGATGTCCAGAGTATAAAAGATTATTCAATTGTATGGAAAATTTAAGTTATATGTACAGTAAAGTTTAATTCGTTGTTCGAACATAATGTGTAATAAAAGAGAAGGTGCTTATTCAACTAACGGGTGCTTTAGTTAAACAAGACCATCATTAATCGGGCCAGATTGAGGAGTAAATATAATAAAAATTTGAGTTTTATTATTGAAATTATTGAACTCGGCTGAAAAGGTTTAAGAGCAGCATTCAGCCATCCAATAATTCTTTTTGGAATTCAAAGCAATCAAGGCATGAGTCCAGTTGAATACCGAACACATGCCCCATAAAGACAGACTTTTATAACTGTCTATTTGACAGGTAAATATTTAGTTATAGCCAGGCTTTGATGAATTATTCATATTTTAGTTCTGTATAGTGCAAGACATTTGGATAATTATCATAGAATCGTCTAAGTATCGAGTCCCATTTTTTGAATTTTGGACTCCCTACAAAGCCATCTAGATGATCTTCTAAATTCCTCCAATTAACAATGAGTAAAAAATGAGTTAGATTCTCCTTATTTCGAAGAAGTTTGTGAGATAAGTACCCCTCAGAGCTACTTAAAATAGGGAATGCTTCGTTAATTGTTTGTATAAATTCCTCCACTAACTCTTCTTTGATGATTAAAATGGCATGTTCAACAATCATTAGTTCATAAACTCCTTATTTCTTTAAGAAACGTTTTACTCCCTCGACAGCATAATCGTGATCAAGTTGAGGTGTAAGTCCTGCTACTGTTACACTTCCAATTACACCTATGTCTTTAATACGTATAGGGAAAGAACCGCCTATCGCTTGATAATCAGATGATTGAAGAAGAGAGCTTTCACCATGAGTCGTTCCTAGCTTTTCGAATCTCGCTCCAATATAATGTGAGCTTCTGTTGTAATGATCCACTACGCGTTTTTTTCGATATAGCCAAAATACATTTTCTTCTGAAGTACCATCCATTAAATGGGTGAATATAGGTACTCGATTACGCTCAATATGAATAGCTACAGCTTTATTATTTTTTTTTGCATAATTAATTAATGTCATACCAAGATTTAAAGCATCTTCATTAGTAAATGTTTCAAACTGCAATTCCTTTTCAACGTTTTCTAGTTGTTGTAAGTTCATAAATAAACTCTCCCTTAAAATAATCTTTGTTTTTTATCAAATTTATAATTCAGTACAGATAGAAGAAATGCGAATGCCACCATTATCGCACCAACCCATGCAGTATCTAAATACGTTAAATAGTCTATTGCTAATCCACCTAAGGTAGATCCTGCAGCGATCCCTACATTAAAGGCTGATATATTTAGTGCAGATGCAATATCTTTTGCAGAAGGAACCAATTTTTCAGCAAGCATTACAATGTACGCTTGAACTCCTGGAGACATCATAAATGAAAATAACCCTAACAAAATAATAGATAAAATACTTAATTCTTTACTTGGTAGTAGTATCATTTGTAATAAAAGTACGAACCCTTGAAGTAAAAAGACGAAGCGTAATGATTTAACTGGATGCTGATTGGCCATTTTCCCACCCACTATATTTCCAATGGCAACGGCAACTCCATAAACTAAAAGCAGCAATGAAATAGATCCAACTGAGTACCCACTGATTTTTTCTAGTATAGGAGCGAGGTAGGTAAACAACGAAAAAGTTCCACCAAAACCTAATGCAGTCATTAATAGTGCTAGTAGGATTCGTTGATTTTTCACAAGTTGCCATACATCTTTAAGAGTAGGAGGATCTGTCTGTCTATACACTTTATCAATGGCAAATACGTTTACGATTAGCCCAATAATGCCGAGTATAGCTACAGCACCGAATGTAGCGCGCCAGCCAAACTGTTGTCCAATATAAGTTCCCATTGGAACACCAGCTATAGTTGCTACTGTTAATCCGGTAAACATAATTGAAATAGCTGTACCTTTTTTGTTTTCTGGTACGATATCGGCAGCGACTGTAGTTGCGATTGCAAAAAATACACCATGTGCGATAGCAGTAATAATTCGTGAGAACATTAATACTTCATATGTTTCTGCAATGGACGAAATTGCGTTACCTAAAATGAAAACCATCATTAAGATTAGTAAAAATCCTTTTTTCGGAATACGCCCTGTAATTGCTGTTACAATTGGAGTTCCAACAGCAATTGCTACTGCATAACCAGAAATTAAAGCGGCAGCTTTTGTCACCGGAATAGATAGATCATCAGCAACTGTTTGAAGTAAGCCTACAATGACGAACTCGGTTGTTCCAATGGCAAAAGCACTGATGGCCAAAGAAAATAATGCAATGTATACTTTTATTGACATCTCTTAATCTATTCTCCTTCCTCAAACTTTAGAGTGTTTTCCATCAAAGCATTTTCGATATACGCGAACTACATTGAATAAGTTTTTTACTAAAAGTTTTATCAAATTTTTTATTTAACCGAAGGGCTGGACCAGCTATCGCAACAGCTGAAATCATATTTCCCTCAAAGATGACAGGAGCAGCAATACAGCGTAGACCTATTTCCGTCTCTTCGTCATCTACTGCGTATCCTTGCTTACGAATGACCTTTAGGTGTTCTTTTAATAAGTGTAAGTCTACAAATGTATTTTTTGTATTTTGCACTAAAGTTAATTCATTAAGGATTCCTACGAGTTTGGTTTCATCTGAAAAAGCTAATATGACTTTTCCTAGAGCGCTTAAATGTACAGGGGCCCGGTCACCAACCTCCGAGTGTGCCCTCATTGAATGAGTGCCATCAACAACTTGTGCGGTAACTACTTCCGTACCATAAAGAATTCCAACATAGGCTGTTTCTCCAACTTCTCTACTCAACTCATATAAAGGTGGAACTGATAACCAATTTGCTCTAGAGTTAAAGGAAGTAGATAAAGATCCCATCTTATTAGTAAGACTATAGGAATTATCATTTTTTTTGACATAGCCCATTATTTCAAGGGTATATAACAAACGAAAAACTGTTGATTTATTAAATGAAAATATTTGTATAACTTCAGTAAGTGTCATATCTTTTTCTCGCAAAGCATCTAAAATTAGAAGTCCTTTTTTCA is drawn from Psychrobacillus sp. INOP01 and contains these coding sequences:
- a CDS encoding GNAT family N-acetyltransferase; amino-acid sequence: MKLFIENMNEQIAKDILSWEYEKPYDFYNNELTDEEMKERLDGSYYALVNDKKELFGFFCTGDNAQVPVGNKIGVYSDDSIDMGLGMNPKIVGKGNGFEFCSFILRCIEKNYIGSPIRLTVAKFNQRAIHLYEKLGFVKKDEFSTDFAEFMTMVKKTNYR
- a CDS encoding MerR family transcriptional regulator; this translates as MNSKQVAEMFDLSVDTLRYYERIGVIPPVTRDKNGYRNYQTGDLNWIFLAKSLRSAGLSIESLIEFATLAGLSDTQNVDDAQKQILVDQLEEIEKNIEKMKEVRALLQYKIDTYDDHLAKFKSGELTQDNVENLWEIKYYKKD
- a CDS encoding aldo/keto reductase, with the protein product MKTVQLNNGVEIPILGFGVFQIPAEDTEQAVSDAIKAGYRHIDTAQSYMNEMEVGLGIKNSGVVREELFVTTKIWIENVSYDGVMNSFQGSLDRLGLDYIDLLLIHQPYNDVYGAWRAMEELHKEGKIRAIGISNFAADRAVDLALFNEVIPTINQIEINPFNQQTEALEALKAEGICAEAWAPFAEGKNNIFQNDILSEIGKKYNKSVAQVIVRWLVEQEIVVLAKTTKRERMAENIDIFDFSLTDEDKVTIATLNVGESQFFSHADPNMIKMLAQNKLGL
- a CDS encoding flavodoxin family protein, with the translated sequence MTIAIIYGGTRQNGNTDILTEHVIQGIDTERVYLRDYNILPIIDMRHSENGFQDRNDDYNLIIENILQHDILIFSTPIYWYSMSGIMKNFIDRWSQTLKDPKYPDFKDKMATKKVFVIAVGGDEPFIKGLPMIQQFKYIFDFIGIEFAGYILGNGNKPEDIYQDAGALLSAEELRKKIIE
- a CDS encoding LysR family transcriptional regulator, which encodes MEIKQLITFKNAAENLNFTQTAKILNFAQSSVTAQIKSLEAEIGKPLFERLGKRLILTEAGQQFKLYAEKMIILSEEAVMVANGEDEPVGTLTIGAQESQCTYRLPPILKEFKAKFPNVKLVFRPANSDEMARRQLMEGILDVAFIMDTSRPEESLRVEKLIEEELKLVTSPNNAKNVLSLSDLKHETLLLTEAGCSYRRILEDSLNSKGVYPLDKIEFGSIEAIKQCVLAGLGVALLPKMVVEKDIKEGRMKVLPWNTSTTPLFTQIAWHKDKRITPPLEEFINLTRKTFLSK
- a CDS encoding carboxylesterase: MKKLGKYLQQNNYSCYAPLFSGHGLTAEELLTYRPSDWWQDVLNGYQLLKDEGFEKIAVIGLSLGGVFALKVGQELEINGVVTMSVPIHREATFLQKRVFHYAKGYKQFEGKNEEQINFEMKRFQNMSIDSLVEFQQLIDTTMDKLALLTSPIRILYGELDEPLYKESAEVIFQSVATNQKTMKGFPNSKHLMTLGTDINDVNQDILTFLNDLTW
- a CDS encoding DUF3231 family protein — encoded protein: MGILSGNPKDEPLHYGEVFGVWTNLATNNGLIAAYQTFINHTGDQDLAKLIEEFILSMKDENKQLEKILKVNGVGLPPAPPERPEARLEDIPPGARFYDPEISASLSMNVAAGLVASSQAMGMSIREDIGLMYGQFHLNKVQLGAKLLRLNKSKGWLVPPPLHVDFPDKQ
- a CDS encoding antibiotic biosynthesis monooxygenase, which produces MIVEHAILIIKEELVEEFIQTINEAFPILSSSEGYLSHKLLRNKENLTHFLLIVNWRNLEDHLDGFVGSPKFKKWDSILRRFYDNYPNVLHYTELKYE
- a CDS encoding heme-degrading domain-containing protein, which codes for MNLQQLENVEKELQFETFTNEDALNLGMTLINYAKKNNKAVAIHIERNRVPIFTHLMDGTSEENVFWLYRKKRVVDHYNRSSHYIGARFEKLGTTHGESSLLQSSDYQAIGGSFPIRIKDIGVIGSVTVAGLTPQLDHDYAVEGVKRFLKK
- a CDS encoding MFS transporter, translating into MSIKVYIALFSLAISAFAIGTTEFVIVGLLQTVADDLSIPVTKAAALISGYAVAIAVGTPIVTAITGRIPKKGFLLILMMVFILGNAISSIAETYEVLMFSRIITAIAHGVFFAIATTVAADIVPENKKGTAISIMFTGLTVATIAGVPMGTYIGQQFGWRATFGAVAILGIIGLIVNVFAIDKVYRQTDPPTLKDVWQLVKNQRILLALLMTALGFGGTFSLFTYLAPILEKISGYSVGSISLLLLVYGVAVAIGNIVGGKMANQHPVKSLRFVFLLQGFVLLLQMILLPSKELSILSIILLGLFSFMMSPGVQAYIVMLAEKLVPSAKDIASALNISAFNVGIAAGSTLGGLAIDYLTYLDTAWVGAIMVAFAFLLSVLNYKFDKKQRLF
- a CDS encoding IclR family transcriptional regulator produces the protein MKQYEVATLKKGLLILDALREKDMTLTEVIQIFSFNKSTVFRLLYTLEIMGYVKKNDNSYSLTNKMGSLSTSFNSRANWLSVPPLYELSREVGETAYVGILYGTEVVTAQVVDGTHSMRAHSEVGDRAPVHLSALGKVILAFSDETKLVGILNELTLVQNTKNTFVDLHLLKEHLKVIRKQGYAVDDEETEIGLRCIAAPVIFEGNMISAVAIAGPALRLNKKFDKTFSKKLIQCSSRISKML